Sequence from the Helianthus annuus cultivar XRQ/B chromosome 13, HanXRQr2.0-SUNRISE, whole genome shotgun sequence genome:
aaatagcAAAATAAACCAACGGAGGAATCGAGATACATATATGCGTCTTCAAAAGCTACATTCTCATTGGCCAAAACAATACAAAGCGGATCACGATCCGTAACCTCTTTACCATTAACCACCGTCCGATCAAACTCAATCCAACGCCTCATCTCTTCCCCCAAAACCTTCAAAAAAtttcattttcaaaaactttcaaAAACCACCCGCTCATCTAAATCAttcccccctataaataccaccctCAAATCCCCTCAACAAATCACCCATAAATCGTCATCTTCTTCACACATCTTTTCATTCACAACAATCAAACGTTTCCCAGATGGCCCGTACCAAGCAAACCGCCAGAAAATCCACCGGAGGAAAGGCTCCACGTAAGCAACTCGCCACCAAAGCAGCCAGAAAGTCAGCTCCGGCCACCGGAGGAGTGAAGAAACCCCACAGATTCAGGCCAGGAACCGTGGCATTGAGGGAGATCAGGAAGTACCAGAAGAGCACTGAACTGTTGATCAGGAAGCTGCCGTTTCAGAGGCTGGTGAGGGAGATTGCTCAGGATTTCAAGACTGATTTGAGGTTCCAAAGCTCTGCTGTTGCTGCTTTACAAGAAGCTTCTGAAGCTTACCTTGTTGGGTTGTTTGAGGACACGAATCTGTGTGCGATTCATGCGAAGAGGGTTACCATTATGCCCAAGGATATGCAGCTTGCTAGGAGGATTAGGGGTGAGAGGGCTTAGGTTGTTTtttgttgttttggttttaattttcTGGAACTATCGGTTTGGAATGAATGAAAAATGTTGATATAGTGAATTTATCTTTTTAAACTTTTGGAACCAATGGATGCTTTAATTTCATGATTATTCTTCTTTAAACTTTTGATTTCTGGGTGAGATAGAATAAAAGTTGGCATATCTACAATGTTGTTGATAAATGCATATATCAAGTGCTCGATGAAATGCATGTGTGAAACTCTGACTTGGTCAGGTTTTATTAGATTGGTTAAATTCGGTCATGGCCAAAGAACCGACCCGATACCTGAATCTATGAAAAATAGGAACCAAACTTCGACCCTATGCACACTAGTGGGTTCAGTATCGGTTTTTTATCGGTTCAGTTTTCGGCTAATTTCGCGTGAACCTGAAATATGCTCACCCCTAAATTGGTCTCCAAAGTTATTACTCCATCCATTCCGGTGCACATTAACCGATTAAACCTTTTAATTAAATGTTAAGCATACGTTGACCCGTTGAATTAAATGACTTACATCGTACATGAGCCCAACTTTCGGGTTCCCATTTTTTGATAGAAGTTTCCCATTTGTTGATAGAGAATATTTTTTAAGGTTTGGCAAGGAGATGGAGACGTCGGAGGAAGCTTTAGCCAAGTATCGACATATGTGATTTATTCGTGAGAACTACGTAGCTTTCCAATAGTCTGAGGCATTTCAAAGAGCCAAAAGTTTGAGAACATTCTTGGCAGTATGTGTTGGGGTAGAACATAGATGGGGGTGGTTTTACTTATCCAATAAGATTTTCGTTGACTTACTTCCTCGGTTAGCACTATTAAGAGTTTAATTATCAGTGGTTGTAATTCTATTAGACATGTCTCCTCAAGAGCAACAACAACCAGTGGAGGACAAAATCTCAAGACACTTGTTATATATGGTCATTACATGCACATGGAAATAATCAACAACACAAGCATGCCAATGCTTGAAGTTGTAGCTATAAAAGGCTTGAAAAGTTTCAAAGTGATAACTCAGTTGAGTAACTCCATTCACCTCACCTCTTTGACCATAACTGACTGTCAAACCATTGAATCATTTTCTGACCTTCAGCTATCAAATCTCACCAAGTTGCATATAGAATTGTGTGATAGCATAGAGTCATTTTCTAACCTCCGGCTGCCAAATCTCGCACATTTGTATATAGTGTATTGCAATAACGTAAAGTCATTTCGTGACCTCCAGATGCCGTATCTAACTAGTTGGCAGATAGAAGATTGTCAAAATCTAAGGTCATTTCCCGACCTTCGGCTATCCAATCTCACCATGTTAAAACAATTGTGGATCAAAAAGTGTCCAATGCTTGATGTTTCCTTTCCTCATGGGCTTTGGCCTCCCAGATTGGTTTACCTTGAAGTCGGGGAGCTGAAAAGGCCCATCTTAGAATGGGGCTATCAGAATTTCCCGCCTTCTCTTGTTCATAAGATTATGTGGTGACCGCCACGTGACGAATTTTAGTCAAGTGTCACACCTTCTCCCTTCTTCTCTTACTACTCTTCACATCGAAGAATTTGATAATTAAACTGGAATCACTTTCAACGGGATTCCAACATCTCACATCTATTCAACATCTCATCTTTTGGGAATGCCCAAAGTTGATACATCTGCCAGAAACACTGTTGCCTTCCCTTTTGAGTTTGAGAATCAGAGAATGCCCGAATGTTAAAGAAAGGTGTGACGGAAGAGGGTCCCACTACTGGCCCCTCATCTCTCATATTTGTTTATTACACAACAATTGTCACATGGAGATTATTGCTAGTCATtgtttcaaattaaaaaaataaaaaaaacactaacATAGTAACATTCTTCTTGTTTCTGTAGTCATTACCTCTGCCTTAGTCAACGACTCAACGTCAGTTTTTCTTCAGGCGAGACTCGCAGCCTCAAGGTTTGTTCAggatatatattattttcatacTTTACCGGCTATTGTTTTAACGTTAGAAGCCTGGTCTGGTTCGAATTTAAGGAATGTTGTTAAGCCCAccataaacatttcatttatactGAACATACCATATTtgatttaaattaagtaaattCCTGTTGCCAATATCTAAAATCTTATTTAAGTAAGATTTGATCAAATCTGATTTAACTGAGATTATAACACAGAATAAAATTTCAGTTACATGATTTGTATACCAACCTGAATGATCAAACCTTGATGAGACATATATAACCTGAATACAATTTCAGTAATTCAGTTACATGATtttagctaaacgggtcgtgttcgcgggttggcgGGTTCGACCCGAACCCCAAAATTTTAGACGAACCCGAACCCAAAAAATGTCTCATACGTATGAACCCGAACACACGACCCAAATATTTGAGGGTCGACCCGAACATGACGTGTTCAACCCGAATTTTTCAACTTTTAAATTTTTTTcaacaaattaatatattaaaataaaattttactaaaaaacacacaaatgtttataatataattacatttaaattataaaaatttatGTCAATTTCTCTTTGAAAGTTTTAATTAACGTGTAAAATACACACCCCATttaatttataatataaaaatattgtaACCCGGCCAGGTTaacccgaacctgacccgtttagctaaacggtttgcgggttcaacctgaaactgacccgaatcCGTTCAGAGTAACCTAAACCAACGAATTTCGTGTTgtgttttcgggtcgtgtcagaaattcacacccctagtaTATGATATTTCATGATGTTTTTGTCTTTTGTTGTATTCGTTCACTCTAGGCGTTAGGCTTAGTTGCATTTCTTTCTCTACGACAGGTAATCAAGGCGATGTTGCGAGCTCTGAGTGTTATCAGAATTAACGAGATTGAAGACCAAGATTGCAGTTGATTATGGTCGAGGTCATTTAAGGTTTTTGTGTCTTTAGTTATGTAAATATAACCTGTGTAAGTGGGGGTGttaccagtggcggacccagaattTTTTTTATTGGGGTCCATTTTTTGTGTAAGGATTTTTCACAACTTAAcattaaaattttcgggtcggtcatCGTAGTCGGGTCAGAGCTAGGAAATAATGTAGAAGCGTTTAATGGACACGAAACCACTACATTATATGTTGGAAGTTTTATTTGGTAATCAAGTGTTATATAAAATCGATAttcaatttatcatttaaaaaaaaacaaattagagGGTCAATGAGTGGTTATGCTATTTTAAAATACTGGTTTAATTTTGAtggaaaaaaataaactaaaaaaacaagACATGTAGGACTTTTACTTGAGATCTATCTGTTGAAACACAAGGGGATTTACCACCACACCATCTTTGTTTTTAATACTATTGGGTCCAATGAATTTATTTTTTTGGGTCCTTGAAAAAATTAACATACTGGTTCtactattttctaaaaaaaaattggggtccATGGACCTCGACCCGGACCATGTGGGGCCGCCCTTAGGTGTTACCCTTACTTTTGGCTTGTGTTATCTAATTAGATTGGCTGGAAGTTTCAAATTTAGTGGTGGTATACGATCTTATTAAAGTTTTTAAGTTCAGTTGTATGTTATCAAATTCTAATAAACTCTTCATTCTTTAGCTAGTTGCTTTGAATTTTAAGTTATTATAAAagttataatattttattagaataTTTAATGAAATTTGGTCCAAATTTATTAAAAGTTTCTTCATAATGACATTTTTTATAAGGACACACGGTTAGTGACATTCTTTTAAGGACGGTTTATAACGACGGTTAGTGACACTCTTTTAATTTTTAGGACGTTTGTAAGCTTGACTAAGAATCTGTTTATTTAGCTCTTAAtggggctcttaatggttcagacatcttgttggttcaacacttaacggTTTAGATTGTTtctttcgcgagcagatgtctgaatagttcagacatttgtctttgaatggttaaacattatactgagtctgaattgTTAAGAACTCTAATCTGAATTGACCAGGcatttgcctctaaatggttaagcattatactggctcttaatagttcagatcTTACTGGCTAACACTTAATGGTATTCAGTGATAGAGAcgtcagaatttgcaaaaatgagggggaataaaaatttcaaTGTCAT
This genomic interval carries:
- the LOC110898622 gene encoding histone H3.2-like yields the protein MARTKQTARKSTGGKAPRKQLATKAARKSAPATGGVKKPHRFRPGTVALREIRKYQKSTELLIRKLPFQRLVREIAQDFKTDLRFQSSAVAALQEASEAYLVGLFEDTNLCAIHAKRVTIMPKDMQLARRIRGERA